CAGCAAGCTGGTCTATGCGCCGAGCGAGGACCAGCGCTTCCGCTTGACCGTGGAAGGCAACGAAGACACCACCGATACCAATGTACTGTCGGCGATTGCCAGTGTTGCACCGCGCCCCGGCGCGCTTGCCGCAGCCACCGGCATGAAGTCCCACGACACCCAGAAGCGCAACCGTGTGTCCTTCGCCCACGAGATGGATGCGCTGGACCAGCCGTTCGCCGACAGCCTGCATTGGCAGGTGTACGCGCAGAACAGCGAAACCCGTCAGCAGACCGACGAGACCCGCACCGACGGCACCCGCCGCCACCGCGTGTTCTCCTTCGATCAGCATGCCTATGGCCTGCAGGCGCAGTTCAACAACGCGTTCACCACCGGCGGTGTCGAGCACGCATTGACCTACGGGTTCGAAGGCACCCGTACCGAGATCCGCCAGAAGCGCGATGGCTATCAGGTCAACCAGGCTGGGGTGGTCAGCAACACGGTGCTGCCGGACACCTTCCCGGTGCGTGACTTCCCGATCAGCAAGACCACCGAGCTGGGCCTGTATGCACAGGATGAGATGCGCTTTGCCGATGGCCGGCTGTCGCTGGTGCCGGGCGTGCGCGTGGACCGTTACGAGCTGAAGCCGGAAGTGGACAGCATCTTCGCCGAAGACAACCCGACCACGGCCGTGGCGCAGCTGAAGAAGACCAGCGTGTCGCCGAAGCTGGGCATGGTCTGGCGCTTCACCGACGAATGGTCGCTGTTCGCCGGTTATGCGCGTGGCTTCCGTTCGCCGCCGTACAACGACGTCAACATCGGCCTGACCAACGTCGCCTTCCGCTATACCGCCATCGCCAATCCGGACCTGAAGCCGGAAACCAGCGACGGCTACGAACTGGGCCTGCGCTTCATCGCGCCGGCGGCGTACGTCAGCGTCAGCGGCTACTACAACGACTACAAGGATTTCATCCAGTCCAACGTCGATACCGGCCGCAACGCACAGGGTTTGACCGTGTTCCAGTCGCAGAACATCGCCGACGCGCGCATCTATGGCGCGGAAATGAAGGCCGGCATCGAGTTCGGCGAACTCAGCCCGGCGCTGAAGGGCTGGGCGCTGCGCAGTGCGTTGGCATGGTCGCGTGGCGACAACCGGACCGATGACGAACCGCTGGCCTCGGTCGATCCGTTGCGTGGCACGCTGGGCCTGATGTACGACACCGATACCTGGGGCGTTGAACTGGCCGGCACCTTCGTGCAGCGCAAGAAGCGGTTGCCACCGCCTGCTGCGCAGACCAATCCGAACGCACCGGCACCGTTCGTCTACCAGCCGGCCGGCTACGGCGTGCTGGACCTGATGGCGCACTGGAACTTCGCACCGGGTGCCACCTTCAACGTCGGCGTGTTCAACCTGGCCGACAAACGCTATATCGAGTGGTCGTCGATCACCCCGAGCCTGATCACCAATCGCGCGTTGAGCGATCGTTTCAGCAGCCCGGGCCGTACCTTCTCCGCCAGTCTTGCCGTTTCCTGGTGACCTCATGAGCCGAGCACTGTCCGCACGCAGGAATGATTCCATCGCCGCGCCGCACAGCGCGGCCTGGCCGACCCCGGCACAGCTGGCCACGCTCGGCACCGTGTTGTGCCTGTACCACGCCGACGGCAACGAGCTGGGCGGCTGGCGCCAGGCCGTACGCGTGCACGCCTGCCAGGGCGTGGACAGTGAAGGCCTGCGTGAGAGCCTGTGCTTCCTCGATGGCCGCGGCCGCTGCGTGTGGCGCCTGTACCTGCTGCCGGACAGCGATTTCCTGGCCTGGGACCGGTTGGTGGCCGCGCTGCCGCCGGGCCCACAGCACGACAGCGACGGCAGTGTCGGCGAACGCCTGTGGCGGCGCCTGGCCGGTCATCTCGGCGGCCAGCGCTGGCGCCTGTGTGCGCTGCGGCTGCATGCCGCCGATGATGGGCGCACACTCGCGGCCAGCCTGTCGACGCTGTCGTCGCTGGGCGCAGCCACCGCACGCCGCATCGCCCGCCTGGAAGGGGCCGAGGGCGAGTTGGCCATCGACGACTGCTGCTGCGCCGACGCCGCACGCCGGCCGGCACCGCGGGCTCCCGGCGACCTGCCGCTGATCCGCCTCTGATCCTTTTCTGATGGAACGCCCGACGGCCATGGATGGCCTCTCAACGAACCTGCAACCCCGAAGGAATATCCCGATGAAGCTCCAGACAGCCAGCGTACTGCTGTTGCTCGCCGCCAGCGGCGTGGCCAGCGCGCAGCCCGCCGACAGCGCCCGCGACCACGACAGCATCCTGGCCATGCAGGGCGAGTACACCGTGGATTTCGCCTTCGACGAAACCGTGCTGCTGAAGCCGGGCTATGAGCGTGCGCCAGCGATGCGCAGCGGTGGCAACGAAGTGGTCATCGTGGTCGAGGACACCCCGAAGCGCATCGTGCTGCAACACCTGCTGCTGGACGAGAAGAGCGGCCACATCACCAAGCATTGGCGCCAGGACTGGGTGTACGAAGCACCCAACCGTTTCGAGTTCAGTGCCGACCAGACCTGGCAGGTGCGCAGCATTCCGGCGGCGGTGAACCAGGGTGCCTGGACCCAGTGCGTGTATGAAGTGAGCGATGCACCGCGCTACTGCGGCACAGGCAAATGGACCTACACCAACAACGTGCCTAGCTGGACCAGCGACCTGAGCTGGCGACCGCTGCCGCGTCGTGAGTACACCAAGCGCAGCGACTACAACGCGCTGGCCGTGATCAACCGCCATACGCTGACCCCGAACGGCTGGACCCATGAGCAGTTCAACACCAAGGTGCAGCGCAACGCCGATGGCAGCCAGGTGGAGATCGCGCGCGAGTTCGGCTTCAACGACTACGTGAAGACCACCGAGATCGACTTCACCCCGGCGCGCGACTACTGGAAGGCCACCGCCGGCTACTGGGCCAAGGTGCGTCAGCGCTGGGACGGCTTCCTCGGCGAGGCCCCGGGCGTGCACCTGAAGACCAAGCTGGACGGCATGGCGATGATCATCCCGATGTTCACCCAGGCCGAAGAGATCCAGGCCGGCAAGAAGGTGAAGGACACGCAGATCGACGACGTGTTCGCCAAGTACGTGGAAAAGGCCCGGTAAGGTCGAGCCTGGCTCGACGGCCTGGTAGGTGCCGAGCTGGCTCGGCACGCTCTTCCGTGCATCCACGCATGGCGTGGAACTAGCGGTTCCGGCGTCGCGTCAGGCCTCCCGCAGGGCCAGGGCCGGCGAGGTGTGCAGGATGCGCCGCGTGCCCCACCAACCGGCCAGCAGGCTCAATCCGATGCCGACCACGCCGCCCAGCAGAAGTCCTGGCCAGGGTGGCAGCAACGGCAGCTCGAACACCTTCTGCGAAACCACCACGCCAATGGCCGCGGCCGCGCCCACCGCAAGCAGCGCGGCCAGTGTGCCCAGTGCGCCGAACTCGACCAGGACCGCGCCACGCAGCTGGCGCCGGGTCGCGCCCAGCGTGCGCAGCACGGCGCTGTCGTAGCGACGCTCGCCGGCCGTGGCCTGCAGCGCGGCCAGCAGCACCAGCACACCAGCCAGCAGGCTGAACACCATCACCAGCTGCACCGCCTGCGCCACGCGTTCCATCACATCCCGCACCTGCGAAATCACCGCATCCACATCGAGAAGTGACAGGTTCGGTTGCGCACGCACCAGCTCGCCCAGCCCGGCCGCCTTGCCGGCCGGCAGGTGGAATGCCGACAGCAGGTTGTGCGGGGTGTCACCCACGGCGTTCGGGTTCAATAGCACGAAGAAGTTGGGGCGGAAGGTGTTCCAGTCCGCCTTGCGCACGCTGGTGACGGTGAATTCGCGCTCCTGCTCGCCCACTGCAATGGTGATGCGGTCGCCGGGATACACGCCGTAGCGTTTGGCCCAGCCGATCTCCACCGAGGCTTCCGGCGCGGTGCTGTCGGCCTTCCAGAACGTGCCATTGACCAGCGTATTGGCCGGCGGGAAGGTGCTGCGCCAGCTGAAGTTC
This genomic window from Stenotrophomonas maltophilia contains:
- a CDS encoding TonB-dependent hemoglobin/transferrin/lactoferrin family receptor, with product MTRHTALCLAVWMALPLSAHAAATAATAAPDAREFDRVQVTATRTERAVSDVAATVDVIDREQMDRHLVQDIKDLVRYEPGLSVTRSATRFGLDGFRIRGLDGNRVRIQTDGIVMPTRFDIGSFASSNRNFTDLDTLKRVEIVRGPASSLYGSDALGGVVAFVTKDPADYLKDGKNSYFGLKFGYDGEWKGLLGGATAAFGGDHWSGLVNVNHHQGQETDNKGTVRSDNDTRTASNPQDRDGRSLLSKLVYAPSEDQRFRLTVEGNEDTTDTNVLSAIASVAPRPGALAAATGMKSHDTQKRNRVSFAHEMDALDQPFADSLHWQVYAQNSETRQQTDETRTDGTRRHRVFSFDQHAYGLQAQFNNAFTTGGVEHALTYGFEGTRTEIRQKRDGYQVNQAGVVSNTVLPDTFPVRDFPISKTTELGLYAQDEMRFADGRLSLVPGVRVDRYELKPEVDSIFAEDNPTTAVAQLKKTSVSPKLGMVWRFTDEWSLFAGYARGFRSPPYNDVNIGLTNVAFRYTAIANPDLKPETSDGYELGLRFIAPAAYVSVSGYYNDYKDFIQSNVDTGRNAQGLTVFQSQNIADARIYGAEMKAGIEFGELSPALKGWALRSALAWSRGDNRTDDEPLASVDPLRGTLGLMYDTDTWGVELAGTFVQRKKRLPPPAAQTNPNAPAPFVYQPAGYGVLDLMAHWNFAPGATFNVGVFNLADKRYIEWSSITPSLITNRALSDRFSSPGRTFSASLAVSW
- a CDS encoding DUF6607 family protein, which produces MKLQTASVLLLLAASGVASAQPADSARDHDSILAMQGEYTVDFAFDETVLLKPGYERAPAMRSGGNEVVIVVEDTPKRIVLQHLLLDEKSGHITKHWRQDWVYEAPNRFEFSADQTWQVRSIPAAVNQGAWTQCVYEVSDAPRYCGTGKWTYTNNVPSWTSDLSWRPLPRREYTKRSDYNALAVINRHTLTPNGWTHEQFNTKVQRNADGSQVEIAREFGFNDYVKTTEIDFTPARDYWKATAGYWAKVRQRWDGFLGEAPGVHLKTKLDGMAMIIPMFTQAEEIQAGKKVKDTQIDDVFAKYVEKAR